In one Arachis duranensis cultivar V14167 chromosome 9, aradu.V14167.gnm2.J7QH, whole genome shotgun sequence genomic region, the following are encoded:
- the LOC107467594 gene encoding uncharacterized protein At4g15970 isoform X1, protein MLRHLHSRRRLFPTATTRLFAVGDSAAEMWPEAKVLHLRRALAVALLFATVSLSCLVLIRDVESYHFFSSYPLSSFPSIFPSASTDPVATKNEYPLGKILNDAAMKDKTVILTTLNEAWAAPNSLVDLFLESFKIGDRTRRLLNHLVIIALDQKAFARCQAIHSHCFSLDTEADFHEEAFFMTPKYLKMMWRRIDFLRSVLEMGYNFVFTDVDVMWFRDPFPRFHLDADFQVACDHFTGTFDDVQNRPNGGFNFVRSNNRSIEFYKFWYSSRTTYPGYHDQDVLNFIKVHPFISDIGLKMKFLDTTNFGGLCEPSRDLNQVCTMHANCCIGMENKLYDLRIMLQDWKHYLSLPPSLKRLSVVSWRAPQKCSIEAIFKLNGTPEKNVQG, encoded by the exons ATG CTACGACATCTTCATTCTCGCCGGAGACTGTTTCCAACGGCAACGACGCGCCTCTTCGCTGTCGGTGATTCCGCCGCCGAAATGTGGCCGGAGGCTAAAGTCCTCCACCTCCGGCGAGCACTCGCCGTTGCGCTCCTCTTCGCCACTGTTTCTCTCTCATGCTTGGTTCTCATCAGAGATGTCGAATCCTACCATTTCTTCTCCTCTTATCCTCTGTCTAGTTTTCCGAGCATTTTTCCGTCGGCGTCCACGGATCCCGTGGCG ACAAAGAATGAATATCCACTTGGAAAGATCCTCAATGATGCGGCAATGAAGGACAAAACGGTTATCTTGACCACGTTAAATGAAGCATGGGCAGCTCCAAATTCACTCGTTGATCTTTTCCTTGAGAGCTTTAAAATAGGAGACCGTACCCGTAGGCTTTTAAACCATTTGGTTATCATTGCATTGGATCAAAAGGCGTTTGCACGCTGTCAAGCTATACACTCCCATTGCTTTTCTCTTGATACCGAAGCTGACTTTCATGAAGAAGCATTCTTTATGACTCCTAAATACCTGAAGATGATGTGGAGAAGGATCGATTTTCTCCGCTCTGTTCTTGAAATGGGGTACAATTTTGTGTTCACG GACGTTGATGTCATGTGGTTTAGAGACCCTTTCCCAAGGTTTCACCTTGATGCAGACTTCCAGGTAGCGTGTGATCATTTCACAGGTACCTTCGATGATGTACAGAACAGACCCAATGGAGGGTTCAACTTTGTAAGGTCCAATAATAGGTCAATAGAGTTTTACAAATTCTGGTACTCGTCACGGACAACCTATCCTGGATACCATGACCAAGATGTCCTCAATTTCATCAAAGTTCACCCATTCATTTCTGATATCGGACTAAAGATGAAATTCTTAGATACAACTAATTTTGGTGGCCTTTGTGAACCAAGTAGGGATCTAAATCAAGTTTGTACAATGCACGCAAATTGTTGCATTGGTATGGAAAACAAGCTTTACGATCTCAGAATTATGCTTCAGGATTGGAAACATTATTTGTCTTTGCCTCCAAGTTTGAAGAGATTGTCTGTTGTTTCCTGGAGGGCTCCTCAGAAATGCAG CATTGAAGCTATCTTCAAACTCAATGGTACACCAGAGAAGAATGTTCAAGGTTGA
- the LOC107467594 gene encoding uncharacterized protein At4g15970 isoform X2, whose protein sequence is MWPEAKVLHLRRALAVALLFATVSLSCLVLIRDVESYHFFSSYPLSSFPSIFPSASTDPVATKNEYPLGKILNDAAMKDKTVILTTLNEAWAAPNSLVDLFLESFKIGDRTRRLLNHLVIIALDQKAFARCQAIHSHCFSLDTEADFHEEAFFMTPKYLKMMWRRIDFLRSVLEMGYNFVFTDVDVMWFRDPFPRFHLDADFQVACDHFTGTFDDVQNRPNGGFNFVRSNNRSIEFYKFWYSSRTTYPGYHDQDVLNFIKVHPFISDIGLKMKFLDTTNFGGLCEPSRDLNQVCTMHANCCIGMENKLYDLRIMLQDWKHYLSLPPSLKRLSVVSWRAPQKCSIEAIFKLNGTPEKNVQG, encoded by the exons ATGTGGCCGGAGGCTAAAGTCCTCCACCTCCGGCGAGCACTCGCCGTTGCGCTCCTCTTCGCCACTGTTTCTCTCTCATGCTTGGTTCTCATCAGAGATGTCGAATCCTACCATTTCTTCTCCTCTTATCCTCTGTCTAGTTTTCCGAGCATTTTTCCGTCGGCGTCCACGGATCCCGTGGCG ACAAAGAATGAATATCCACTTGGAAAGATCCTCAATGATGCGGCAATGAAGGACAAAACGGTTATCTTGACCACGTTAAATGAAGCATGGGCAGCTCCAAATTCACTCGTTGATCTTTTCCTTGAGAGCTTTAAAATAGGAGACCGTACCCGTAGGCTTTTAAACCATTTGGTTATCATTGCATTGGATCAAAAGGCGTTTGCACGCTGTCAAGCTATACACTCCCATTGCTTTTCTCTTGATACCGAAGCTGACTTTCATGAAGAAGCATTCTTTATGACTCCTAAATACCTGAAGATGATGTGGAGAAGGATCGATTTTCTCCGCTCTGTTCTTGAAATGGGGTACAATTTTGTGTTCACG GACGTTGATGTCATGTGGTTTAGAGACCCTTTCCCAAGGTTTCACCTTGATGCAGACTTCCAGGTAGCGTGTGATCATTTCACAGGTACCTTCGATGATGTACAGAACAGACCCAATGGAGGGTTCAACTTTGTAAGGTCCAATAATAGGTCAATAGAGTTTTACAAATTCTGGTACTCGTCACGGACAACCTATCCTGGATACCATGACCAAGATGTCCTCAATTTCATCAAAGTTCACCCATTCATTTCTGATATCGGACTAAAGATGAAATTCTTAGATACAACTAATTTTGGTGGCCTTTGTGAACCAAGTAGGGATCTAAATCAAGTTTGTACAATGCACGCAAATTGTTGCATTGGTATGGAAAACAAGCTTTACGATCTCAGAATTATGCTTCAGGATTGGAAACATTATTTGTCTTTGCCTCCAAGTTTGAAGAGATTGTCTGTTGTTTCCTGGAGGGCTCCTCAGAAATGCAG CATTGAAGCTATCTTCAAACTCAATGGTACACCAGAGAAGAATGTTCAAGGTTGA